From a single Anaerolineae bacterium genomic region:
- the araA gene encoding L-arabinose isomerase has protein sequence MIDLSKYEIWFLVGSQKLYGPQVLEQVAQHAQTIVRALDSSPAIPARVVYKPVLTTAEEIQEVCLAANSAPNCAGVITWMHTFSPAKNWIAGLKALQKPLAHLHTQFNQDLPWATIDMNFMNLNQSAHGDREYGFMVSRLRLNRKVIVGHWEDPEVHAQIGAWARAACGWLDSQSMKVARFGDNMRFVAVTEGDKVEAQIRFGYQVNGYGLGDLAAYVQQVSPVEVDTLIAEYLDTYEVAAELRPGGARHQSVRDAAQIEVGLRRFLADGGFTAFTTTFENLHGLKLLPGLAVQRLMAEGYGFGAEGDWKTAALVRTMKVMSAGLNGGTSFMEDYTYHLNPGGMWVLGAHMLEVCPSIASGKPRLEVHPLSIGGKEDPARLVFDARPGPALNVSIVDMGNRLRMIVNTVDVVEPPAQMPRLPVARALWRPHPNLKVAAAAWIYAGGAHHTGFSQALTVEHMQDLAEMVDVEFLLIDEKTDLRQFKNEIRWNEASY, from the coding sequence ATGATCGATCTCAGCAAGTACGAGATTTGGTTCCTTGTCGGCAGCCAGAAGCTCTATGGCCCGCAGGTGCTGGAACAGGTGGCCCAACACGCCCAGACGATCGTCCGGGCGCTGGATAGCTCCCCGGCCATCCCCGCCCGTGTGGTCTACAAGCCCGTCTTGACCACCGCCGAAGAGATTCAAGAGGTTTGCCTGGCGGCCAACAGCGCCCCCAACTGCGCGGGCGTGATCACCTGGATGCACACCTTCTCCCCGGCCAAGAACTGGATCGCGGGGCTGAAGGCGCTGCAAAAACCGCTGGCCCACCTGCACACCCAGTTCAATCAGGACCTGCCCTGGGCCACCATCGACATGAACTTCATGAACCTCAACCAGTCGGCCCATGGCGACCGCGAGTACGGCTTCATGGTCAGCCGTTTGCGCCTGAACCGCAAGGTGATCGTCGGCCACTGGGAAGACCCGGAAGTGCACGCCCAGATCGGCGCCTGGGCGCGGGCTGCCTGTGGCTGGCTGGATAGCCAGAGCATGAAGGTGGCACGCTTTGGCGACAACATGCGCTTCGTGGCCGTGACCGAAGGCGACAAGGTCGAAGCGCAAATCCGCTTCGGCTATCAGGTCAATGGCTACGGCCTGGGCGACCTGGCGGCTTACGTCCAGCAGGTCAGCCCGGTTGAGGTTGACACGCTGATTGCCGAGTACCTGGACACCTACGAGGTGGCTGCTGAACTGCGACCCGGCGGCGCGCGCCATCAATCAGTGCGGGATGCCGCCCAGATTGAGGTCGGGCTGCGTCGCTTCCTGGCGGATGGCGGCTTTACTGCCTTCACCACCACCTTTGAGAACCTGCACGGCCTCAAGCTGCTCCCCGGCCTTGCCGTGCAGCGTCTGATGGCCGAGGGCTACGGCTTCGGCGCTGAGGGCGACTGGAAGACGGCGGCGCTGGTGCGCACGATGAAGGTGATGAGCGCCGGTCTGAACGGCGGCACCTCCTTCATGGAAGACTACACCTACCACCTGAATCCCGGCGGGATGTGGGTGCTGGGGGCGCACATGCTGGAAGTCTGCCCCAGCATCGCCAGCGGCAAGCCCCGCCTGGAGGTGCATCCGCTGAGTATCGGTGGCAAGGAAGACCCGGCCCGTCTGGTGTTCGATGCCCGGCCTGGCCCCGCTCTGAACGTCTCTATCGTGGACATGGGCAACCGTCTGCGCATGATCGTCAATACGGTAGATGTCGTCGAACCACCTGCGCAGATGCCCAGGCTGCCGGTCGCCCGCGCCCTGTGGCGGCCACATCCCAACCTCAAGGTCGCGGCGGCGGCCTGGATCTATGCCGGTGGTGCGCATCATACCGGCTTCAGCCAGGCGCTCACCGTTGAGCATATGCAGGACCTGGCCGAGATGGTGGATGTCGAATTCCTCCTCATCGACGAAAAGACCGATCTGCGTCAGTTCAAGAACGAGATTCGCTGGAACGAAGCCAGCTACTAG
- a CDS encoding sugar ABC transporter ATP-binding protein: MAANEEQPILLEIRNITKRFPGVLALNRVSMQVRRGEVHAIVGENGAGKSTLIKILSGVYQADEGEIVFKGERVAFTNPRQAQLAGITTIYQELNQVPLLSVMENIFLGSEIMRGPFVDWQETRRQAAALLSKLRLDIDPTIQLSKLGVGQAQMVEVAKALRHEADLIIMDEPTAALSLREIDNLFEIIRELKSHGVAVIYISHHLEEAFKVCDTITVLRDGEHIATRPVSELNVDELIRLMVGRTLHDQFPKQIAPKGKELLRVEHLSQAGRLHDISFSVHAGEVLGVAGLVGAGRTELMRAIFGADPIDSGDVYVEGQKITIHSPRDAIRNGIALLTEDRKQQGLLLHLSARENITISVLDRFARGPLIDRARETALASRFVEEMAIRVSSLEQIVRNLSGGNQQKVVFSKWIATQPRVLMFDEPTRGIDVGAKVEIYRLINDFVAKGGAVIMVSSELPEILGMSDRIMVVHRGRVTGFLDREEATQERIMEMATGYADSGNGSHNNGRQMQRAI; this comes from the coding sequence ATGGCAGCGAATGAAGAGCAACCCATCCTGTTGGAGATCCGCAACATCACCAAGCGCTTTCCCGGCGTACTGGCGCTGAACCGGGTTAGCATGCAGGTGCGCCGGGGCGAAGTGCATGCCATTGTAGGGGAAAACGGCGCTGGCAAATCGACGTTGATCAAAATCCTCTCTGGCGTTTACCAGGCCGATGAAGGCGAAATCGTGTTCAAGGGCGAGCGAGTGGCCTTCACCAATCCTCGCCAAGCCCAACTGGCAGGGATCACCACCATCTACCAGGAACTGAACCAGGTCCCCTTGCTCTCGGTGATGGAGAACATCTTCCTGGGCAGCGAGATCATGCGCGGCCCCTTTGTGGACTGGCAGGAAACGCGCCGGCAGGCCGCAGCGTTGCTCAGTAAATTGCGGCTGGACATCGATCCCACGATTCAGTTGAGCAAGCTGGGCGTCGGCCAGGCCCAGATGGTGGAAGTCGCCAAGGCGCTGCGCCATGAGGCCGACCTGATCATCATGGATGAGCCAACCGCCGCCCTGAGCCTGCGCGAGATCGACAACCTGTTTGAGATCATCCGCGAACTGAAATCCCACGGCGTCGCGGTGATCTACATCAGCCACCACCTGGAGGAAGCATTCAAGGTCTGCGACACCATCACCGTCCTGCGCGATGGCGAGCATATCGCCACCAGACCCGTCAGTGAACTGAACGTCGACGAACTCATCCGCTTGATGGTAGGGCGCACCCTGCACGATCAGTTCCCCAAGCAGATCGCCCCCAAGGGTAAGGAACTGCTGCGCGTCGAACACCTCAGCCAGGCCGGACGCCTGCATGACATCAGCTTCTCGGTACACGCCGGGGAAGTGCTGGGCGTCGCCGGGCTGGTCGGGGCGGGACGCACCGAGCTGATGCGGGCCATCTTCGGCGCCGATCCCATCGACAGCGGCGACGTTTACGTCGAAGGACAGAAGATCACCATCCACAGCCCTCGCGACGCCATCCGCAACGGTATCGCCCTGCTGACCGAAGACCGCAAACAGCAGGGGTTGCTGCTACATCTCTCCGCCCGCGAGAACATCACCATCAGCGTCCTGGATCGTTTCGCCCGCGGCCCCCTGATCGACCGGGCGCGGGAAACGGCGCTAGCCAGCCGCTTCGTGGAAGAGATGGCGATCCGGGTCTCGTCGCTGGAGCAAATCGTCCGCAACCTTTCCGGCGGCAACCAGCAAAAGGTCGTCTTCAGCAAATGGATCGCCACCCAACCCCGCGTGCTGATGTTCGACGAGCCGACGCGCGGTATCGACGTGGGCGCCAAGGTGGAGATCTATCGGTTGATCAACGATTTCGTGGCCAAAGGCGGCGCCGTGATCATGGTCAGTTCCGAATTGCCGGAGATTCTGGGCATGAGCGACCGGATCATGGTTGTCCACCGGGGCCGCGTGACCGGCTTTCTTGACCGCGAAGAGGCCACTCAGGAGCGCATCATGGAAATGGCTACCGGTTACGCGGATAGCGGGAACGGGTCTCACAACAATGGCCGACAGATGCAGAGGGCGATATGA
- a CDS encoding ABC transporter permease — protein sequence MTTQTRVAEQKQSSVSPGKQLSRLLSNMGPLLVFLIMFAILWILSPAFRSPTSLSLLLLETAAIAIAAAGQTYVIMIGGIDLSVEAMVSFSGVVSAILIAGTNIAGGQMANGIPAIYAILIAVSAGLLIGLFQGSLITWFRMNPLIVTLGFRSILLGISLVWTNGAGININRTGVLEVITDRIPLFDRWNIPVPFLIALGIFAISWVVLRQTRFGRHTYALGNNSEEAARLSGININRVKIIIYGISGTLAAIAGVLVMARLRSGAYQNGTNLTLMTVAAVVIGGTPLTGGKGGVWGTMVGVFIIRIVEQGMVYLSVPSNAKEIVLGIIIVLAVMLDVIRQGEVPWLRLRRGSTES from the coding sequence ATGACAACCCAAACACGTGTGGCGGAGCAAAAGCAAAGCAGTGTCTCACCGGGGAAGCAGCTGAGCAGGCTCCTTTCGAACATGGGGCCGCTGCTGGTCTTCTTGATTATGTTTGCGATCCTGTGGATTCTATCACCAGCCTTCCGCTCACCCACCAGCCTGAGTCTGCTGCTACTGGAGACGGCGGCGATCGCCATCGCCGCCGCCGGACAGACCTACGTGATTATGATCGGGGGCATCGACCTGTCCGTCGAGGCGATGGTCTCCTTTAGCGGCGTGGTCTCCGCGATCCTTATCGCCGGGACGAACATCGCCGGTGGGCAGATGGCTAACGGCATCCCGGCCATCTACGCCATCCTGATCGCCGTCAGCGCGGGGCTGTTGATCGGTCTGTTCCAGGGCAGCCTGATCACCTGGTTCCGGATGAACCCGCTGATCGTGACCCTGGGCTTCCGTAGTATCCTGCTGGGCATCTCGCTGGTCTGGACGAATGGCGCCGGGATCAACATCAACCGCACCGGCGTCCTGGAAGTCATCACTGATCGCATCCCCCTCTTTGACCGCTGGAACATCCCCGTGCCCTTCCTGATCGCCCTGGGGATTTTCGCCATCTCGTGGGTGGTGCTGCGTCAGACGCGCTTCGGGCGGCACACCTACGCCCTGGGCAACAACAGCGAGGAAGCAGCGCGGCTTTCCGGCATCAACATCAATCGCGTGAAGATCATCATCTACGGCATCAGCGGCACGCTGGCGGCCATTGCCGGGGTGCTGGTCATGGCCCGCCTGCGTTCTGGCGCCTACCAGAATGGCACCAACCTGACCCTGATGACCGTCGCCGCGGTGGTGATCGGCGGTACGCCGTTGACCGGCGGCAAAGGCGGTGTGTGGGGCACGATGGTCGGCGTGTTCATCATCCGTATCGTCGAACAGGGCATGGTCTATCTGAGTGTGCCTTCCAACGCCAAGGAGATCGTACTGGGGATTATCATCGTACTGGCCGTGATGCTGGACGTCATCCGCCAGGGTGAAGTCCCCTGGCTGCGGCTGCGCCGGGGCAGCACCGAATCCTAG
- a CDS encoding sugar ABC transporter substrate-binding protein, translating into MRRFAHIMLFVVLVLAMAVPTVSAGKAQQETHYVGFVPPALTSPFHVAMVEGARARAAELGWTLEVQAPASEGDFASFVTTVEQLLQLGVEAISINPIGTDSAISAVLAANERGVPILAHNFITPFSEGKVETYIGYDQWGGAEKLAAYTCQLIANKYGTTPAETTGKVFILEGIDSIFSHRRTGGFLAGLEKNCPNVEVVGSQSAEWLRTRGQEVAGIALQQNPDIDVFYGNSDEMAIGAALAAQDLGLVINEDFFAVGIDGNQPTLDLLAEGQFSATLGVDPFRMGVAVIDAMAAIFAGEEVPQITLTPSVVVTPDNLQDYLDGKLWTDPVPGFPEYDNGLPTVPEE; encoded by the coding sequence ATGCGCAGGTTCGCCCATATCATGCTTTTCGTTGTATTGGTCCTGGCGATGGCCGTGCCAACCGTCAGCGCAGGCAAGGCCCAGCAGGAAACGCACTATGTCGGCTTCGTGCCGCCCGCATTGACCAGCCCGTTCCATGTGGCGATGGTGGAAGGTGCGCGCGCCCGCGCCGCTGAACTGGGCTGGACGCTGGAAGTCCAGGCCCCGGCCAGTGAAGGTGACTTCGCCTCGTTCGTCACCACCGTCGAGCAACTGCTCCAGCTCGGCGTCGAGGCCATCAGCATCAACCCCATCGGCACCGACTCGGCCATCTCCGCCGTGCTGGCCGCCAACGAACGCGGCGTGCCCATCCTGGCCCACAACTTCATCACCCCCTTCTCTGAGGGCAAGGTCGAAACCTACATCGGCTACGACCAGTGGGGCGGCGCTGAGAAACTGGCCGCTTATACCTGCCAGTTGATCGCCAACAAGTACGGCACCACCCCCGCCGAGACCACCGGCAAGGTCTTCATCCTCGAAGGTATCGATAGCATCTTCTCCCATCGCCGCACCGGCGGCTTCCTGGCCGGCCTGGAGAAGAACTGCCCCAATGTCGAGGTCGTCGGCTCCCAGAGTGCCGAGTGGCTGCGCACCCGTGGCCAGGAAGTCGCTGGCATCGCCCTCCAGCAGAACCCCGACATCGACGTCTTCTACGGCAACAGTGACGAAATGGCCATCGGCGCCGCCCTCGCCGCCCAGGACCTCGGCCTGGTCATCAACGAGGACTTCTTCGCCGTCGGCATCGATGGCAACCAGCCCACCCTCGACCTCCTGGCCGAAGGTCAGTTCAGCGCCACCCTCGGCGTCGACCCCTTCCGCATGGGCGTCGCCGTCATTGACGCCATGGCCGCTATCTTCGCCGGTGAGGAAGTCCCTCAGATCACCCTCACCCCCTCCGTCGTCGTCACCCCGGATAACCTCCAGGATTACCTCGACGGCAAGCTCTGGACGGACCCTGTCCCCGGCTTCCCGGAGTACGATAACGGCCTGCCCACCGTCCCTGAGGAGTAG
- a CDS encoding alpha-N-arabinofuranosidase: MNQMVINADLGHKTISRHIYGHFAEHLGRCIYDGIWVGEESPIPNTRGIRNDVVQALRAINIPNLRWPGGCYADAYHWRDGIGPKAQRPRTINFHWGNVVEDNSFGTHEFMDLCDQLGCEPYICGNVGSGSPQEMAEWVEYLTFDGDSTLANLRRANGRAEPWKIRFWGIGNENWGCGGCMKPEHYADLYRQFQVYVRNYSGNKIMKIASGMGGPYIYGTEVLMRDVFKVLGPRAIDALCLHYYVFMRETDFSATEFGEDQWFVVLQKALAIEDSIKEHIAIMDYYDPGQHVGLIVDEWGTWYPPEPGTNPAFLYQQNTLRDALVAGLTLHIFHNHCDRVRMANLAQTVNVLQSPILTQGEKIVLTPTYHVFEMFKGHQDATLLPLELQVADYTLNGQAIPAVSASASQSAAGDILLTLCNLNPATAQTITCELRGVQAASVSGRILTAPTMTAHNTFEQPDAVRPAPFHGAQIADGRLLIDLPAKSVVALTIK, translated from the coding sequence ATGAACCAGATGGTGATCAATGCCGACCTGGGCCACAAGACCATCAGCCGCCACATCTACGGGCACTTTGCCGAGCACCTGGGCCGTTGCATTTACGACGGAATCTGGGTTGGCGAAGAGTCGCCCATCCCTAACACGCGTGGCATCCGGAATGATGTGGTGCAGGCGTTGCGGGCGATCAACATCCCCAACCTGCGCTGGCCGGGGGGCTGCTACGCCGACGCCTACCACTGGCGGGATGGCATCGGCCCGAAGGCACAGCGCCCGCGCACGATCAACTTCCACTGGGGAAACGTGGTGGAAGACAACAGCTTCGGCACCCACGAGTTCATGGACCTCTGCGACCAGCTGGGCTGCGAGCCGTACATCTGCGGCAATGTAGGCAGTGGCTCCCCGCAGGAAATGGCCGAGTGGGTGGAGTACCTGACCTTCGACGGCGACAGCACACTGGCCAACCTGCGCCGGGCCAACGGGCGGGCCGAACCCTGGAAGATCCGCTTCTGGGGCATCGGCAACGAAAACTGGGGCTGCGGCGGCTGTATGAAGCCGGAACACTACGCTGACCTCTACCGCCAGTTTCAGGTTTATGTCCGCAACTACAGCGGCAACAAGATCATGAAGATCGCCAGCGGTATGGGCGGCCCGTATATTTACGGGACTGAGGTACTGATGCGCGATGTCTTCAAGGTGCTCGGCCCGCGTGCCATCGACGCGCTGTGCCTGCACTACTACGTTTTTATGCGGGAGACAGACTTCTCCGCGACCGAATTCGGCGAGGATCAGTGGTTTGTCGTCCTGCAGAAGGCGCTGGCGATTGAGGACAGCATCAAAGAGCACATCGCCATCATGGACTACTACGATCCGGGCCAGCACGTCGGTCTGATCGTCGACGAATGGGGCACCTGGTACCCGCCCGAACCGGGCACCAACCCGGCCTTCCTGTACCAGCAGAACACCCTGCGCGACGCCCTGGTGGCCGGTTTAACGCTCCACATTTTCCACAACCACTGCGACCGTGTCCGTATGGCCAACCTGGCTCAGACGGTCAATGTCCTGCAATCCCCCATCCTGACCCAGGGGGAGAAGATCGTCCTCACGCCCACGTATCATGTCTTTGAGATGTTCAAGGGCCACCAGGATGCCACGCTCCTGCCGCTGGAGCTACAGGTTGCCGATTACACGCTCAACGGCCAGGCCATCCCGGCAGTGAGCGCCTCCGCCTCGCAGAGCGCGGCAGGTGACATCCTGTTGACGCTGTGCAACCTGAACCCGGCTACCGCACAGACGATCACCTGCGAGTTGCGCGGGGTGCAGGCCGCCTCGGTCAGTGGACGAATTCTCACCGCCCCGACGATGACCGCCCACAACACGTTTGAGCAGCCGGATGCCGTCCGCCCGGCCCCGTTCCACGGCGCGCAGATCGCCGACGGCAGGCTCCTGATCGATCTGCCGGCCAAATCTGTCGTAGCCCTGACGATCAAGTAG
- a CDS encoding alpha-glucosidase/alpha-galactosidase, with protein MPLKVAMIGAGSIGFTRRLMQDLLTVPEFQDTRFAFTDISQRNLDMVTQLCRRDIAANRLPATIEATLDRRRAVADADYVICMIRQGGLEAFQLDIDIPLKYGVDQCVGDTLCAGGIMYGQRTIPVLLDFCRDIREVAKPGALFLNYVNPMAMNVWACNKYGGVPTVGLCHGVQAGHQQIASVVEHWARRKGLIGPDETVSIKDVPIVAAGINHQTWYIKAEWRGIDLIPLMLEMFEQHPTFPTTEKVRIDVLRRFGYYSTESNGHLSEYVPWYRKRPEELPRWIDLSVWINGETGGYLRVCTESRNWFETDFPNWLREEPPVIEPAMRSLEHASYIIEALETGRPYRGHFNVINRGHITNLPDGCVVEIPGYVDRTGINMPVIGDLPLACAATCAASVRVQEMAMEAAVHGDVTLLKQAMLHDPLVGAVCNPEEVWQMVDEMLVAQAAWLPQYAAAIPEAAARLAAHEHNGTRVPLRDWQGAARLPVRTVEEMARTEAEARATAGAADKAHMLEKKDS; from the coding sequence ATGCCCCTCAAAGTCGCCATGATCGGCGCCGGGTCGATCGGTTTTACCCGCCGTTTGATGCAGGACCTGCTGACCGTCCCCGAATTTCAGGATACCCGCTTTGCCTTCACGGATATTTCGCAGCGTAACCTGGACATGGTGACCCAGCTCTGTCGGCGGGATATCGCCGCCAACCGGCTGCCCGCCACCATTGAAGCCACCCTCGACCGCCGCCGGGCGGTCGCCGACGCTGACTACGTCATCTGCATGATCCGCCAGGGCGGGCTGGAAGCTTTCCAGCTGGATATCGACATCCCGCTCAAGTACGGCGTTGACCAGTGTGTGGGTGATACGCTGTGTGCCGGCGGGATCATGTACGGCCAGCGCACCATCCCGGTGCTGCTGGACTTTTGCCGGGACATCCGCGAGGTGGCCAAGCCCGGCGCACTGTTCCTCAATTACGTCAATCCGATGGCGATGAATGTCTGGGCCTGCAACAAGTACGGCGGCGTGCCGACCGTTGGGCTGTGCCACGGTGTGCAGGCCGGTCACCAGCAGATCGCCAGCGTTGTCGAGCACTGGGCGCGGCGCAAGGGCCTGATCGGGCCGGATGAGACCGTCTCGATCAAGGATGTGCCTATCGTGGCGGCGGGGATCAACCACCAGACCTGGTACATCAAAGCCGAGTGGCGGGGTATCGACCTGATCCCGCTGATGCTGGAGATGTTCGAGCAGCACCCGACCTTTCCCACGACGGAGAAGGTGCGGATCGATGTGTTGCGACGTTTTGGCTACTACAGCACCGAATCCAATGGCCACCTGAGCGAGTACGTGCCCTGGTACCGCAAGCGCCCGGAAGAGCTGCCCCGCTGGATTGACCTCTCGGTCTGGATCAACGGCGAGACCGGCGGCTACCTGCGCGTGTGCACGGAGAGCCGCAACTGGTTTGAGACCGACTTCCCCAACTGGCTGCGGGAAGAACCGCCGGTCATCGAGCCGGCCATGCGCAGCCTGGAGCATGCCTCGTATATCATCGAGGCGCTGGAGACCGGTCGTCCCTACCGCGGCCATTTCAACGTGATCAACCGGGGGCACATCACCAACCTGCCGGATGGCTGCGTGGTGGAAATCCCTGGCTACGTCGATCGTACCGGGATCAACATGCCGGTGATCGGCGATCTGCCGCTGGCCTGCGCGGCCACCTGCGCGGCCAGTGTGCGCGTCCAGGAGATGGCCATGGAAGCCGCCGTCCACGGCGATGTCACGCTGCTCAAGCAGGCCATGCTCCACGACCCGCTGGTCGGCGCCGTCTGCAACCCGGAGGAAGTGTGGCAGATGGTCGATGAGATGCTGGTAGCGCAGGCAGCCTGGTTGCCCCAGTACGCGGCGGCTATCCCGGAGGCGGCGGCGCGGCTGGCTGCCCACGAGCACAACGGTACCCGCGTCCCTCTGCGCGACTGGCAGGGCGCTGCCCGGCTGCCCGTCCGGACGGTGGAGGAGATGGCCCGCACCGAAGCAGAAGCCCGCGCCACAGCGGGCGCGGCAGATAAAGCCCACATGCTGGAAAAGAAGGACTCCTGA
- a CDS encoding alpha/beta fold hydrolase yields MIPSHPATRARHAALLLVVLVASLGSGGILLAQGPTTFEIGQELTIAALLEREIAGSEITFEETLEDGANYHRYIASYVSEGNRIYGLLTVPFGNAPYGGFKAIVFNHGFIPPANYRTTERYVAYVDALARAGFVVFKIDLRGHGDSEGEPAGSYFSPAYTIDAIAALKSLQTLDFVDPQGIGMWGHSMAGNLVLRAMLIEPAIKAGVIWAGAVYSYDDFSRYAISDPSATRDVLERLPAFRRSRELFETYGRPNTEEPFWRAVSLTANIDLLNAPLQIHHAVNDDVVNIGYSYDLVKVLADHNKIYEFYEYEGGGHNIDSPYFDQAMRRTILFFQRTL; encoded by the coding sequence ATGATCCCATCACACCCTGCGACCCGTGCCCGCCACGCGGCGTTGCTGCTCGTCGTACTGGTTGCCAGTCTTGGCTCCGGCGGTATTCTGCTGGCCCAGGGGCCAACTACGTTTGAGATCGGGCAGGAACTGACCATCGCCGCTCTGCTGGAGCGCGAGATCGCAGGCAGCGAGATCACGTTTGAGGAGACGCTGGAAGACGGCGCCAACTACCACCGTTACATCGCCAGCTATGTTTCCGAAGGTAACCGGATCTACGGCCTGCTGACGGTGCCCTTTGGCAATGCGCCTTATGGCGGCTTCAAGGCCATCGTCTTCAATCACGGGTTCATCCCTCCGGCAAACTACCGCACTACCGAGCGTTATGTCGCCTATGTGGACGCCCTGGCGCGGGCCGGTTTTGTCGTTTTCAAGATCGATCTGCGCGGACATGGCGATTCCGAGGGCGAACCGGCGGGGTCGTATTTCTCGCCCGCCTACACCATCGACGCTATCGCTGCGCTCAAAAGCCTGCAGACGCTGGACTTTGTCGATCCGCAGGGCATTGGTATGTGGGGGCATAGCATGGCGGGCAACCTGGTACTGCGGGCCATGCTGATCGAGCCGGCGATCAAGGCGGGCGTGATCTGGGCCGGGGCGGTGTACAGCTACGATGACTTCTCCCGCTACGCGATCTCCGATCCGTCGGCCACCCGCGATGTGCTGGAGCGGCTGCCCGCCTTCCGGCGTTCCCGTGAGCTGTTTGAAACGTATGGCCGCCCGAATACCGAAGAGCCGTTCTGGCGGGCCGTGTCGCTGACCGCCAACATCGACCTGCTGAATGCCCCGCTGCAGATTCATCACGCGGTCAATGATGACGTGGTGAACATCGGCTACTCCTATGACCTGGTCAAAGTGCTAGCTGACCATAACAAAATTTACGAGTTCTACGAATATGAGGGCGGCGGGCATAACATCGACTCGCCGTACTTTGACCAGGCAATGCGCCGGACGATCCTCTTCTTCCAGCGAACCCTGTGA